One genomic region from Pontibaca methylaminivorans encodes:
- a CDS encoding alpha-1,4-glucan--maltose-1-phosphate maltosyltransferase has protein sequence MALARNRIAIEQVSPSVDAGRFAAKVVVGRPFPVQADVFGDGHDVIRAVAELWSDDGSVLAQEMRPLGNDRWEAELIAPAPGLWELCVLGWRDMFASWHADTIRKRDAAQDIALELVEGCALVEAALARCRKGREGAEHEPELVALLGRLDTGEADAADLLLDEATLLLMRQAGARSDLTRHPGLPLRADRDAAAFGAWYEMMPRSWGRDGAHGTFDDVIARLPYVRDLGFDVLYFPPIHPIGTTNRKGPNNALTAGPEDPGSPYAIGSAEGGHCAVHPELGTLEDFRRLVTEAAAEGIEIALDFAIQCSPDHPWIREHPEWFDWRPDGSLKFAENPPKKYEDIVNVHFYREALPSLWLALRDVVLFWIGQGVRIFRVDNPHTKPFPFWEWLIAEVQADHPDTIFLAEAFTRPKVMKRLAKLGFTQSYSYFTWRHSKAELTDYLTELTQTGCRDYMRVNFFANTPDINPYFLQSSGRPGFRTRLVLAATLAGNYGIYNGFEICESAPLPGREEYLDSEKYQLRQWDFDRPGHIRDDIRLINRIRRDHPAMHDSGNLRFLPAHHDQVLCYRRFDFEAGSFLLFHVNLDPRTAHDFMFELPLSEFGLPDDGSIEVEDLLHGNRFTWHGRHHWLTLDPETRPYAIWRLFPPGSAQ, from the coding sequence CTGGCGCTGGCCAGGAACCGCATCGCGATCGAGCAGGTCTCGCCCTCGGTCGATGCCGGGCGTTTTGCCGCCAAGGTGGTGGTGGGGCGGCCCTTTCCGGTGCAGGCGGATGTGTTCGGCGACGGGCATGACGTGATCCGCGCCGTGGCGGAACTGTGGAGTGACGACGGCTCGGTGCTGGCGCAGGAGATGCGCCCGCTCGGCAACGACCGGTGGGAGGCCGAACTGATCGCGCCGGCGCCGGGGCTCTGGGAGCTTTGCGTGCTGGGCTGGCGCGACATGTTCGCAAGCTGGCACGCCGACACCATCCGCAAGCGCGATGCCGCGCAGGACATCGCGCTTGAACTCGTCGAGGGCTGCGCCCTGGTCGAGGCGGCGCTTGCCCGTTGCCGCAAGGGCCGCGAAGGAGCCGAGCACGAGCCCGAGCTTGTCGCGCTGCTCGGGCGGCTCGATACGGGAGAGGCCGATGCCGCCGATCTGCTGCTGGACGAGGCCACCCTTTTGCTGATGCGCCAGGCCGGCGCGCGCAGCGACCTGACCCGCCACCCCGGCCTGCCGCTGCGCGCCGACCGCGACGCCGCCGCCTTCGGCGCCTGGTACGAGATGATGCCGCGTTCCTGGGGCAGGGACGGCGCCCACGGCACGTTTGACGACGTGATCGCGCGGCTGCCCTATGTGCGCGATCTGGGCTTTGACGTGCTTTATTTCCCGCCGATCCATCCGATCGGCACCACCAACCGCAAGGGGCCGAACAATGCGCTGACGGCGGGGCCGGAGGATCCGGGCAGCCCCTATGCCATCGGCAGCGCCGAGGGCGGGCATTGCGCGGTTCATCCCGAACTCGGCACGCTCGAGGATTTCCGCCGTCTCGTCACCGAAGCGGCCGCCGAGGGGATCGAGATCGCGCTCGATTTCGCCATCCAGTGTTCGCCCGATCATCCCTGGATCCGCGAGCATCCCGAGTGGTTCGACTGGCGCCCGGACGGCAGCCTGAAATTCGCCGAGAACCCGCCGAAGAAATACGAGGACATCGTCAATGTCCATTTCTACCGCGAGGCGCTGCCGTCGCTCTGGCTGGCGCTGCGCGATGTGGTTCTGTTCTGGATCGGGCAGGGCGTGCGCATCTTTCGCGTCGACAATCCGCACACCAAGCCGTTCCCGTTCTGGGAATGGCTGATTGCCGAGGTGCAGGCCGATCACCCCGACACGATCTTTCTGGCCGAGGCCTTCACTCGCCCGAAGGTGATGAAGCGGCTGGCAAAGCTCGGGTTTACGCAATCCTACAGCTATTTCACCTGGCGCCATTCCAAGGCGGAGCTGACCGATTACCTGACGGAACTGACGCAGACCGGGTGCCGCGATTACATGCGGGTGAACTTCTTTGCCAACACACCCGACATCAATCCCTATTTCCTGCAGTCGAGCGGGCGGCCCGGGTTCCGCACCCGGCTGGTGCTGGCGGCGACACTGGCCGGCAATTACGGCATCTATAACGGCTTCGAGATCTGCGAAAGCGCGCCGCTTCCGGGGCGCGAGGAATATCTCGACAGCGAAAAATACCAGTTGCGGCAATGGGATTTCGACCGGCCCGGCCATATCAGGGACGATATCCGCCTGATCAACCGCATCCGGCGCGACCATCCCGCGATGCACGATTCCGGCAACCTGCGCTTTCTGCCCGCGCATCACGATCAGGTGCTTTGTTACCGGCGGTTCGATTTCGAGGCCGGAAGCTTCCTGCTGTTCCATGTCAATCTCGATCCGCGCACCGCGCACGACTTCATGTTCGAGCTTCCGCTTTCCGAATTCGGCCTGCCCGACGACGGCTCGATCGAGGTCGAGGATCTCCTGCATGGCAACCGCTTCACCTGGCACGGGCGCCACCACTGGCTGACGCTCGACCCCGAAACGCGCCCCTATGCGATCTGGCGGCTGTTCCCGCCGGGGAGCGCGCAATGA
- a CDS encoding response regulator, translated as MRVLVVEDDYFIADQLVREICELGDEPIGPFASVGDALPVIDRAEVAILDIKLGDETSFPIADRLMMTHTPFLFLTGYDSQLVPHRFYETDIYIKPSRAEPMLKALRALHHPPQDSPAAPRVPGADGTETIEDLVMEMLRRARHVMPDNASAERLVERVLKVALQKVDQGADEQDLKNWLRQLFAYEFRNRISHLH; from the coding sequence ATGAGGGTCCTGGTGGTTGAGGACGATTACTTCATCGCCGATCAACTGGTGCGGGAAATCTGTGAACTGGGGGACGAGCCGATCGGCCCTTTTGCGTCGGTCGGCGATGCGCTGCCGGTGATCGACCGCGCCGAAGTCGCCATTCTGGACATCAAGCTCGGCGACGAGACCTCCTTTCCCATCGCCGACCGCCTGATGATGACCCACACCCCGTTCCTTTTCCTCACGGGCTATGATTCCCAGCTCGTTCCCCACCGGTTTTACGAGACAGACATCTACATCAAGCCCAGCCGGGCAGAACCGATGCTGAAGGCGTTGCGCGCGCTCCACCACCCGCCCCAGGACTCGCCGGCCGCGCCCCGCGTTCCCGGGGCCGACGGCACCGAGACGATCGAGGATCTGGTGATGGAGATGCTGCGGCGCGCCCGTCATGTGATGCCGGACAATGCCTCGGCCGAACGGCTTGTCGAACGGGTGCTGAAGGTCGCGCTTCAGAAGGTGGACCAGGGCGCGGACGAGCAGGATCTGAAGAACTGGCTCCGGCAGCTGTTCGCCTATGAATTTCGCAACCGCATTTCGCACCTGCACTGA
- a CDS encoding SWFGD domain-containing protein produces the protein MADRYERDNDRRRHEQEREIERTSFGQPYARPDPSDYAGNQRRSSNDRQGRGSNDRRGRGSDYGDDRYSSTGGYRGGSDYYDDYDPLHARSASADVEYGHMGGAGRDAQERAFHGDTSPGGYGRSRAERTGGLDADEREFNAGNYRGNYDVDDDDDDDRDDYRSNYRERGAGEGYPGYSQRPERRLGRRPVGYGPYAYGRDDDEDYRYRPRRERGWLDRTEDEVASWFGNDDAERRRDMDERRDDDRERRNRWDHHRHDW, from the coding sequence ATGGCTGACAGATACGAAAGAGACAACGACCGTCGCCGCCACGAGCAGGAACGTGAAATTGAACGGACCAGCTTTGGCCAGCCCTATGCGCGGCCCGACCCCAGCGACTACGCCGGCAATCAGCGACGTTCGTCGAATGACCGCCAGGGTCGCGGATCGAATGACCGCCGCGGTCGCGGTTCGGACTACGGCGATGATCGTTACAGCAGCACCGGCGGCTATCGCGGCGGCTCCGACTACTACGACGACTATGATCCGCTTCACGCCCGGAGCGCCTCGGCCGACGTGGAATACGGGCATATGGGCGGCGCCGGCCGCGATGCGCAGGAACGCGCCTTTCACGGCGACACCAGCCCCGGCGGCTATGGCCGGTCCCGTGCCGAACGCACCGGCGGGCTCGACGCCGACGAGCGCGAGTTCAACGCCGGGAACTACCGCGGCAATTACGACGTCGATGACGACGACGATGATGACCGCGACGATTACCGCTCGAACTATCGCGAGCGGGGCGCCGGAGAGGGTTATCCCGGCTATTCGCAGCGCCCGGAACGTCGTCTGGGGCGCCGTCCGGTAGGTTACGGGCCCTATGCCTATGGTCGCGACGACGATGAGGACTATCGTTACAGGCCACGACGGGAGCGCGGCTGGCTTGACCGCACCGAAGACGAGGTCGCCTCGTGGTTCGGAAACGACGACGCGGAGAGACGGCGCGACATGGACGAACGCCGGGATGACGACCGCGAACGGAGAAACCGCTGGGATCACCATCGCCATGACTGGTGA
- a CDS encoding sigma-70 family RNA polymerase sigma factor: MEDNVLVYIPALRAYSRSLCKSVPDAEDLVQETLLRAIEYADRYQPGTNMRAWLFTIMRNRFFTNCHKSARERTGSEDCVSAQPRVKAGQDSHMELMDMKVALRRLPSHYREAVVLVALGESYMNAARILDCDIGTIKSRVSRARTLLRNALEPVA; this comes from the coding sequence ATGGAAGATAACGTCCTGGTGTATATTCCTGCGCTGAGAGCCTATTCGCGTTCTCTATGCAAATCCGTGCCCGATGCCGAAGACCTTGTTCAGGAGACGCTTCTCCGGGCCATCGAATACGCGGACCGTTATCAGCCAGGCACCAACATGCGTGCCTGGCTTTTTACTATCATGCGCAACCGATTCTTCACCAACTGCCACAAATCCGCGCGCGAGCGGACCGGATCCGAGGATTGCGTCTCGGCGCAGCCCCGGGTCAAGGCGGGGCAGGATTCGCATATGGAGCTCATGGACATGAAGGTGGCGCTGCGCCGGCTTCCGTCTCATTACCGCGAGGCGGTGGTGCTGGTGGCGCTTGGTGAAAGCTACATGAACGCGGCGCGGATCCTCGATTGCGACATCGGCACGATCAAGAGCCGGGTCAGCCGGGCCCGCACGCTTCTGCGCAACGCGCTGGAGCCGGTGGCCTGA
- a CDS encoding YciE/YciF ferroxidase family protein encodes MPKILDDLFHDTLKDIHYAERQIVKALPKMADAAQSDRLRDAFREHCKQSETHIERLQKVFELIDQPAGTKTCPAIEGMIKEGEEIMKDFHESAALDAGLIAAAQAVEHYEIARYGTLREWAAQLGLQDAARLLDQTLQEESETDELLTAIAEESANHHAEDRT; translated from the coding sequence ATGCCGAAGATTCTGGACGACCTGTTCCACGACACGCTCAAGGACATTCACTATGCCGAGCGTCAGATCGTGAAGGCGCTGCCGAAGATGGCCGATGCGGCGCAGTCCGACCGGCTGCGCGATGCCTTCCGCGAGCATTGCAAGCAGTCCGAAACCCATATCGAACGCCTGCAGAAGGTGTTCGAACTGATCGACCAGCCGGCCGGCACCAAGACCTGCCCGGCGATCGAGGGGATGATCAAGGAGGGCGAGGAGATCATGAAGGACTTTCACGAATCCGCCGCGCTCGACGCGGGACTGATCGCCGCCGCGCAGGCGGTCGAACATTACGAGATCGCCCGTTACGGCACGCTGCGCGAATGGGCGGCCCAGCTTGGCCTGCAGGATGCGGCGCGGCTGCTCGACCAGACGCTGCAGGAAGAAAGCGAGACGGACGAGCTGCTGACCGCGATCGCGGAAGAAAGCGCGAACCACCACGCCGAAGACCGGACCTGA
- a CDS encoding glucose 1-dehydrogenase, which yields MTDFPEPPFPKQHQDPPGSFARMDPCPDHGEDRWKGAGRLDGKVALITGGDSGIGRAVAIAYSREGADLGLSWLEETEDARSTQELVRETGRECLSLCGDISDPEHCRGIVARMVEKFGRIDILVNNAGHQALFDQIEDIPDDEWRRTFAINIDAMFHLAKAAVPHMREGGAIINTASINSDRPNPKLLAYATTKGAIQNFTSGLAQMLAGRGIRVNAVAPGPVWTPLIPSSMSPDHVANFGKNSPIGRPAQPVELASAYVMLAEPMSSYVSGATIAVTGGAPFI from the coding sequence ATGACCGATTTTCCAGAACCGCCCTTCCCGAAGCAGCATCAGGATCCGCCCGGCAGCTTTGCCCGGATGGACCCGTGCCCCGACCATGGCGAGGACCGCTGGAAGGGCGCGGGGCGCCTTGACGGAAAGGTCGCGCTGATCACCGGCGGCGACAGCGGGATCGGGCGCGCGGTAGCCATCGCCTATTCCCGCGAAGGCGCGGACCTCGGCCTGTCCTGGCTCGAGGAGACCGAGGACGCCCGCAGCACGCAGGAGCTTGTCCGCGAAACGGGGCGTGAATGCCTGTCGCTGTGCGGTGACATTTCGGATCCCGAACATTGCCGCGGCATCGTGGCCCGCATGGTCGAGAAATTCGGCCGCATCGACATCCTGGTGAACAATGCCGGCCATCAGGCGCTGTTCGACCAGATCGAGGACATCCCCGACGACGAATGGCGCCGCACCTTCGCGATCAATATCGACGCGATGTTCCATCTGGCCAAGGCGGCGGTGCCGCACATGCGCGAGGGTGGCGCCATCATCAACACCGCCTCGATCAATTCCGACCGGCCGAACCCGAAGCTGCTGGCCTATGCCACCACCAAGGGGGCGATCCAGAATTTCACCTCGGGGCTGGCGCAGATGCTGGCCGGGCGCGGCATTCGCGTGAATGCGGTCGCGCCGGGGCCGGTCTGGACGCCGCTCATCCCGTCGAGCATGTCGCCCGACCACGTGGCGAATTTCGGAAAGAACTCTCCGATCGGGCGCCCGGCGCAGCCGGTGGAACTGGCCTCGGCCTATGTGATGCTGGCCGAGCCCATGTCGAGCTATGTCTCCGGGGCCACCATCGCCGTCACCGGCGGCGCGCCCTTCATCTGA
- a CDS encoding phosphoribosyltransferase: MFADRFDAGRQLARALAPYRADAPLVLALPRGGVPVAVEVARALGAPLDVILVRKIGAPGQPELAIGALVDGDPPQLLLNDELVAATGADEDYIAAEREAQEREIARRRDIYRGGRPPPRLRDRTVIVVDDGIATGATLRVALQALGRAGAGRIIAAVPVAPADALPPIREEADEVIVLETPSRFQAVGAHYRDFDQTSDAQVIDILRRAGNRA, encoded by the coding sequence ATGTTCGCAGACCGCTTTGATGCCGGCCGGCAGCTTGCCCGGGCGCTTGCCCCCTATCGCGCTGACGCGCCGCTGGTGCTGGCGCTCCCCAGGGGCGGGGTGCCGGTCGCGGTCGAGGTGGCACGGGCGCTCGGGGCGCCGCTCGACGTGATCCTCGTGCGCAAGATCGGCGCTCCGGGTCAGCCGGAACTGGCCATTGGCGCGCTGGTGGACGGCGATCCGCCGCAACTCCTGCTGAACGACGAACTCGTGGCGGCGACGGGCGCCGACGAGGATTACATCGCCGCGGAGCGCGAGGCGCAGGAACGGGAAATCGCCCGCCGCAGAGATATTTATCGCGGCGGTCGTCCCCCGCCCCGGCTGCGGGACCGCACGGTGATCGTCGTCGATGACGGTATCGCCACAGGCGCCACGTTGCGGGTGGCATTGCAGGCGCTTGGACGCGCAGGCGCGGGCCGGATCATCGCCGCGGTGCCGGTTGCGCCCGCCGACGCCCTGCCCCCCATCCGGGAGGAGGCGGACGAGGTGATCGTTCTCGAAACCCCGTCCCGGTTCCAGGCGGTGGGTGCCCATTACCGCGATTTCGACCAGACCAGCGATGCGCAGGTCATCGACATCCTGCGCCGTGCGGGGAACCGCGCCTGA
- a CDS encoding PRC-barrel domain-containing protein: MDHANHVRLDIPELNETTLMGAVIYGPDNEKIGHVSHVFNDGVDCRVVIDVGGFLGIGSKPVELAARDLDFMRDNSNSVHATTRWTKAELKNMPEYTG, translated from the coding sequence ATGGACCATGCCAATCATGTGCGGCTCGATATCCCGGAGCTGAACGAAACCACCCTCATGGGCGCCGTGATCTACGGGCCGGACAATGAAAAGATCGGCCATGTATCCCATGTGTTCAATGACGGCGTGGACTGCCGCGTGGTGATCGACGTCGGCGGCTTTCTGGGGATCGGATCGAAACCTGTGGAACTGGCCGCGCGCGACCTGGATTTCATGCGCGACAACAGCAACAGCGTTCACGCCACCACCCGCTGGACCAAGGCGGAACTGAAGAACATGCCCGAATATACAGGATGA
- a CDS encoding DUF3008 family protein, with product MPAKSKAQQKAAGAALAAKRGETDKSSLQGASRDMYDSMSESELEELASTERKDLPEHKD from the coding sequence ATGCCAGCCAAGTCCAAGGCGCAGCAGAAAGCCGCCGGTGCGGCGCTTGCCGCGAAACGCGGAGAGACCGACAAAAGCTCGCTGCAGGGCGCATCCCGCGACATGTACGACTCGATGAGCGAATCCGAGCTTGAGGAACTGGCCTCGACCGAGCGCAAGGATCTTCCCGAACACAAGGATTGA
- a CDS encoding HWE histidine kinase domain-containing protein codes for MPTSGEWPRGAGAMIRRIREHDWAATPLGAITGWPADLRFAVDLMLNSPLAMVLLRGPELVQIYNEAGSEVVEAGSGAALGMPLREGFAQLHRIIAPLQARIRDREPVILPEVRLPVRRGDTEHEAWWDLQLLPQGDGEGAVTGILVLLIERTDAVLVRRRMERAMARQRASEERQGFLLRLSDALRPLSDPFRIQETAVRLLTEQLDVPGAAYFTVGKDGNSCTRTAKHEAVPLPLPDHGRLSDFGAGLAAEFRAGRTLTLRDTEAEPLHDWQRSAFRDLGLRAGIVAPLVKDGRLFALVGACSLAPRDWSDTDIRIVEDVAERTWAAVARAQAEAGLHDRDRRHRFLLRLSDALRIEAQAGEVIHVGLRMLAEELELDLCVAVRVDPSAQAEVLHQVRRSERIPAMAPRLPLADIPGAGRFVPDRALTFSDMRSARTLPAADRRRARRMGFGALVSVPLTGALPRCSLMAVSALPRLWSAAEVVLIENATERIGSRLANLRAEAALRESEHRFRQFADASTSVLWIRDARTLRMVFASPAFRAIYGCPCDRAGEDGLRCWLRRVLPQDRRAVLDRLRRTRRGERVEHEFRIRTADTGEQRWIAATDFPMSDAGGQVQWIAGLGADVTAARLSTERQHVLVAELQHRTRNLITVIGSLASRTLQRATSLEDFGQRFGQRLSALSRVQGLLSQLATGDRVAFDRLLRTELVAHGAVDGAAAKVTLEGPTEIPLRSSMVQTLALALHELATNAVKHGALAESQPEGRLLIRWWVEPNTNDPRLHIEWRESGVDMTQALKSARYGYGRELLERALPYQHGAITSYRLQPDGVHCAINVAVHAGAPAPV; via the coding sequence ATGCCGACATCGGGTGAGTGGCCCCGGGGTGCGGGCGCGATGATCCGGCGGATCAGGGAACACGACTGGGCCGCGACGCCGCTCGGCGCGATCACCGGCTGGCCGGCCGACCTGCGATTCGCGGTCGATCTGATGCTGAACAGCCCGCTCGCCATGGTCCTGCTCCGCGGGCCGGAGCTTGTGCAGATCTACAACGAGGCCGGGAGCGAGGTGGTCGAGGCGGGATCAGGGGCCGCGCTCGGCATGCCCCTGCGCGAGGGTTTCGCGCAACTGCACCGCATCATCGCGCCGCTCCAGGCCCGGATCCGCGATCGCGAGCCGGTGATCCTGCCGGAGGTGCGCCTGCCGGTCCGGCGCGGCGACACCGAACACGAGGCATGGTGGGATCTGCAGCTTCTGCCGCAGGGCGACGGGGAGGGTGCCGTGACCGGCATCCTTGTCCTGCTGATCGAACGGACCGATGCGGTTCTGGTGCGCCGGCGCATGGAGCGGGCGATGGCGCGGCAGCGTGCCAGCGAGGAACGGCAGGGGTTTCTGCTCCGGCTGTCGGATGCGCTGCGGCCGCTGAGCGACCCGTTTCGGATCCAGGAAACCGCGGTGCGGCTGCTGACCGAACAGCTCGACGTGCCGGGCGCGGCCTATTTCACGGTCGGGAAGGACGGCAACAGCTGCACCCGCACCGCGAAACACGAGGCCGTGCCCCTGCCGCTGCCCGATCACGGGCGGCTCTCCGATTTCGGTGCCGGCCTTGCCGCCGAGTTTCGCGCCGGCCGGACGCTGACCCTGCGCGACACCGAGGCCGAGCCATTGCACGACTGGCAGCGCAGCGCGTTCCGCGACCTCGGCCTGCGGGCCGGGATCGTGGCGCCGCTGGTCAAGGATGGCCGCCTGTTCGCGCTGGTCGGGGCCTGTTCCCTCGCGCCGCGCGACTGGAGCGATACCGACATCCGCATCGTCGAGGACGTGGCCGAGCGCACCTGGGCCGCCGTCGCCCGCGCCCAGGCCGAGGCGGGGCTGCACGACCGCGACCGCCGGCACCGGTTCCTGCTGCGGCTCAGCGATGCGCTGCGGATCGAGGCGCAGGCCGGGGAGGTGATCCACGTCGGGCTCAGGATGCTGGCCGAGGAGCTTGAGCTTGATCTTTGCGTCGCGGTCCGGGTCGATCCATCCGCTCAGGCCGAGGTTCTGCACCAGGTCCGCCGCAGCGAGCGCATTCCGGCCATGGCGCCCCGGCTGCCGCTTGCGGACATTCCGGGCGCCGGCCGTTTCGTGCCGGACCGCGCGCTTACCTTCAGCGACATGAGATCGGCCCGCACCCTGCCGGCGGCGGATCGCCGCCGCGCGCGGCGCATGGGGTTCGGGGCGCTGGTGTCGGTGCCCCTGACCGGGGCGCTTCCCCGCTGTTCGCTCATGGCCGTGTCGGCCCTGCCCCGGCTGTGGAGCGCGGCCGAGGTGGTGCTGATCGAGAACGCGACGGAGCGGATCGGCTCGCGGCTTGCCAATCTCCGGGCCGAGGCGGCGTTGCGCGAAAGCGAACATCGCTTCCGCCAGTTCGCCGATGCCTCGACCAGCGTGCTCTGGATCCGGGATGCGCGCACGCTGCGCATGGTCTTTGCAAGCCCCGCCTTCCGCGCGATCTATGGCTGCCCCTGCGACCGGGCGGGGGAGGACGGCCTGCGCTGCTGGCTGCGCAGAGTGCTGCCGCAGGATCGCCGCGCGGTTCTGGACAGGCTGCGCCGCACCCGCCGGGGCGAACGGGTCGAACATGAATTCCGCATCCGCACCGCCGATACCGGCGAACAGCGCTGGATCGCCGCCACCGATTTCCCCATGTCCGACGCCGGGGGGCAGGTGCAGTGGATTGCCGGGCTCGGCGCCGATGTGACCGCGGCGCGGCTGTCCACCGAGCGCCAGCATGTGCTGGTCGCCGAGTTGCAGCACCGCACCCGCAACCTGATCACGGTGATCGGGTCACTGGCAAGCCGCACCCTGCAGCGGGCGACCTCGCTCGAGGATTTCGGCCAGCGTTTCGGCCAGCGGCTGAGTGCGCTGTCGCGGGTGCAGGGGCTGCTGTCGCAGCTTGCGACCGGGGACCGGGTGGCCTTCGACCGGCTGCTGCGCACCGAACTGGTTGCCCATGGCGCGGTGGACGGCGCGGCCGCCAAGGTGACGCTGGAGGGGCCGACCGAGATTCCGCTGCGCTCGAGCATGGTGCAGACGCTGGCGCTCGCGCTGCATGAACTGGCGACCAATGCGGTCAAGCACGGCGCACTCGCGGAAAGCCAGCCCGAGGGCCGCCTGCTGATCCGCTGGTGGGTCGAGCCGAACACCAACGATCCGCGCCTGCATATCGAATGGCGCGAAAGCGGCGTCGACATGACGCAGGCCCTGAAATCCGCGCGCTACGGCTATGGCCGGGAACTGCTGGAACGCGCGCTGCCCTATCAGCACGGGGCGATCACCTCGTATCGTCTGCAGCCGGACGGGGTCCATTGCGCCATCAACGTGGCGGTTCATGCCGGGGCGCCCGCGCCGGTCTGA
- a CDS encoding dihydrolipoyl dehydrogenase, whose translation MAAQQERTCDVAVIGAGTAGIIAEKRARAAGAETLLIDATFSGTTCADVGCMPSKLLIAAADVAFGVSEAECFGITATSRIDGAAVMQRLRRHRDRFVQGVRSGFSRLPEGTCLRGRARFTGPDTLELDDGTRIRARAIVIATGSEPAVPKPFRALGARVLTNRNLFDLPDLPESVGVIGAGAVGIELAQALARLGVRVEVFDAGRTLAGLPEGVSAELCRILSREFAIHQETEPRAEPDGEGLRLIREGGSARFDRLLVAAGRPPQLDALDLEKAGLDLDDKGIPRFDPQTLQCGEQPIFIAGDANHERPLLHEAADEGAIAGENAARFPDLAKLKRPVPMAITFCRPDAAVIGTLPTEDNGLVTGCADYARQGRARVMGRAQGICEIYADRDGGRLRGAALCAPHGEHLAHELAWAISCGLSASEMLDLPFYHPTLEEGLKPALRQICELAATSQGQRAGGDILPGDQC comes from the coding sequence ATGGCAGCACAGCAGGAACGGACATGCGATGTCGCCGTCATCGGGGCCGGAACGGCGGGAATCATCGCCGAAAAACGCGCGCGGGCGGCCGGGGCGGAGACGCTCCTGATCGACGCGACATTTTCCGGGACCACCTGTGCCGATGTGGGCTGCATGCCCTCGAAACTGCTGATCGCCGCGGCGGATGTGGCCTTCGGCGTGAGCGAGGCCGAATGTTTCGGCATCACCGCCACGTCCCGGATCGACGGCGCCGCGGTGATGCAGCGGCTGCGCCGCCACCGCGACCGTTTCGTGCAGGGCGTCAGGAGCGGGTTTTCGCGCCTGCCCGAGGGAACCTGCCTGCGCGGCCGCGCGCGGTTCACGGGCCCCGACACGCTGGAGCTGGACGACGGCACCCGCATCAGGGCCCGCGCCATTGTCATCGCCACCGGGTCGGAGCCGGCGGTGCCGAAGCCGTTCCGGGCGCTCGGTGCCCGGGTGCTGACCAATCGCAACCTGTTTGACCTGCCCGACCTGCCGGAGTCGGTCGGGGTGATCGGTGCGGGCGCGGTCGGGATCGAGCTTGCACAGGCGCTCGCGCGGCTTGGCGTGCGGGTCGAGGTCTTCGACGCCGGGCGCACTCTCGCCGGCCTGCCCGAGGGCGTGAGCGCCGAGCTTTGCCGGATCCTGTCGCGCGAATTCGCGATCCACCAGGAGACCGAGCCCCGCGCCGAGCCGGACGGCGAGGGCTTGCGCCTGATCCGGGAGGGCGGCAGCGCCCGGTTCGATCGCCTTCTGGTGGCCGCCGGGCGGCCGCCGCAGCTTGACGCGCTCGACCTGGAAAAGGCCGGGCTCGATCTTGACGACAAGGGCATTCCCCGGTTCGACCCGCAGACCCTGCAATGCGGCGAACAGCCGATCTTCATCGCCGGCGACGCCAACCACGAACGCCCCTTGCTGCACGAAGCGGCGGACGAGGGGGCGATTGCCGGCGAGAACGCGGCGCGGTTTCCCGATCTTGCAAAACTGAAGCGCCCGGTGCCGATGGCGATCACCTTCTGCCGCCCCGATGCCGCCGTGATCGGCACGCTTCCCACCGAGGACAACGGGCTCGTGACCGGCTGCGCCGATTACGCCCGTCAGGGCCGGGCGCGGGTGATGGGGCGCGCTCAGGGCATCTGCGAGATCTACGCGGACCGCGACGGCGGGCGCCTGCGCGGCGCGGCGCTTTGCGCGCCACATGGCGAACATCTGGCCCATGAGCTGGCCTGGGCCATCAGTTGCGGGCTGAGCGCCAGCGAGATGCTCGACCTGCCGTTCTATCACCCGACGCTGGAAGAGGGGCTGAAACCCGCCCTGCGCCAGATCTGCGAACTTGCCGCGACATCGCAGGGGCAGAGGGCAGGGGGCGACATCCTGCCGGGAGACCAGTGTTGA